In Candidatus Hydrogenedentota bacterium, the genomic stretch TCTTCCCGGTCCAGCCCCGAATAGAGCACCACGTATTGAGGCCTGCTGCCATATACCACCAGGACCCCGATGATGGCGACAGTCGCTGCAAGCGATAGTGCGATGTTGATGCGGGCGCTCAGCGAAAGCCGGCGCCATGTGCGCTGAACTCCGGTCAAGAGCTGGCGTAAAAAATCCAACACGGTCTGTCCCTCACCTTTCCAACACTATGGCGGACTCGCGACCCGTCCGCGCAGTGCCGCACGGACGAATTTCCTGCTATGCCCCGTTCTCCCCTTGCGCCATCTTCTCGGAAAAGAGGTTCCGCGTCCTCGGAGGACCCTCCCCGCACAATGGAGGTCCCCGGACGCCTTTCATGCCGGGCGTCAACCGTCGCGTCCGCACCCTGACACAAGCGGTTGATTGGGATTCAAATGTCACCTTCGCGCTTGTCTCGACAAGCCCCCTTGGGCATGCCTGCTGCCTTCATCTTCGACCAAGACCTTGTGGCCTTGCCGCGGCCGGCCCTCTGCACGAGCCGCACGGCCGTCCACAAGGCGTCGCGAGATAACGGAGACCGCTCACTCGCAATACCCTCAACATCCCGTCAACAAACGCGATGCCTTCCTCCCTCGCTGCACATGAAGGAGGAACGCGCCGCTAAATCTGCGTCCGCATAATCTCTTCGTACGCGGCCACAATCTTGTTACGAACGGTCATCAATGTCTGGAAAGCCACATCCGCCTTTTCCACGGCAATCATCGCGTCGGTGACGTCTTTGATCTCGCCGGCAACCACCTGTTTGATGGTCATATCCGCTTCGTTTTGAAGCCGTTGCACTTCACCGACCGCGTCCGCCAAGACGTCCTTGAACGAACTGGCCGCCGTTGTGTCCGCCGCGGCACGCGACGTGCGGAGTTCGGGCAGAACTCCCTCCACCCGTCTTGGGGCAAGTCCCTCAATTCTCATGCTTTCGTCAGCCATCTCTTACCCCGTTATCCTGTTTTCCGGCGCGAGCACGTATTCCGGGTTCGCATTGTAGCACACCTGCGTCACGCCTGCAGGATCTCCAGAGCCTTCTGCCGCATTCGTTTATCCGACACCACCACCGCGACGTTCGCGTCATACGCCCGTTGTGCCGCCACAAGATTCACCATCTCCACCGACACGTCGACATTGGGGTAATTCACGTAGCCATTGGCGTCAGCGTCCGGATGACCCGGCTCGTAGACCTGGCGCAAAGGCGAATAGTCTGTCTTGATCGATTTCACATTAACCCCGAACTTGTCGGGATTGATGGCGGGCTGGAGTTGTTCTCCCCGAACGATGGCCAATTGGCGTCGAAACGCGCCGCCCCGAGCCGTACGGGTTGTCAGGGCATTGGCAATGTTATTCGCAATGACGTTCATCCGGGTCCGCTGGGTCTTCAGCCCGCTTACCGCGATATCCGTCGCTGAAATGCCATCCAACATGGCGCCGTAAGCCATCACGCACAATCCTCAGCGAAGCGTTGTCAACATGTTCTTGACTTGTTGATAGTACTTGACAAGGAGACTACCATATGTTGTGTAGTCGCTTGTATTGCTACTAAGCCTTGCCATCTCCTCCTCCAAGTCAACTTTATTGTAGTCATTTTTTGAGGAAACCGCAAGATTATCGAATTTTGCTAAATACCGCACGCTGTCGAGGTGCCGGTCCTGGGTCTTGCGAAGAGAGACGCGGTCCCGGCCCTCGAGGGCGGCTTTCAGGGTTCCCTGGAAGTCCATGCGCACGGCATTGTAGTTGGGCGTGTCGGCGTTCGCGATGTTGTTCGCGATGATGCGGTGGTTTGTGGCCGCCACACGCATCGCGTTGTGCAGCAATTCGGCCGCCTCGACACCCGCAAACGGCTCCAAGAATTCCCTCCTTTCTTCCAGAGCTTCTCCGTCGTCAGGAGGGAAAGCAAACCTCATGCCATACGCCGCAAAACCCATAAATTATGAATTTACAGTTAGTTACCACAGAACATGGACTCCGGAGGGAATGCCGTCAGGGGAAGGAAATCCCCTTGGGATGGAGGATTCTGCCTACCTGTACAGCTTGGCTGTTCGAGTTCCGTTCAGGATGCGCCG encodes the following:
- a CDS encoding flagellar M-ring protein FliF, yielding MLDFLRQLLTGVQRTWRRLSLSARINIALSLAATVAIIGVLVVYGSRPQYVVLYSGLDRE
- the fliE gene encoding flagellar hook-basal body complex protein FliE gives rise to the protein MADESMRIEGLAPRRVEGVLPELRTSRAAADTTAASSFKDVLADAVGEVQRLQNEADMTIKQVVAGEIKDVTDAMIAVEKADVAFQTLMTVRNKIVAAYEEIMRTQI
- the flgC gene encoding flagellar basal body rod protein FlgC, with the translated sequence MAYGAMLDGISATDIAVSGLKTQRTRMNVIANNIANALTTRTARGGAFRRQLAIVRGEQLQPAINPDKFGVNVKSIKTDYSPLRQVYEPGHPDADANGYVNYPNVDVSVEMVNLVAAQRAYDANVAVVVSDKRMRQKALEILQA
- the flgB gene encoding flagellar basal body rod protein FlgB — protein: MEPFAGVEAAELLHNAMRVAATNHRIIANNIANADTPNYNAVRMDFQGTLKAALEGRDRVSLRKTQDRHLDSVRYLAKFDNLAVSSKNDYNKVDLEEEMARLSSNTSDYTTYGSLLVKYYQQVKNMLTTLR